The genomic segment TCATAAAACGGAATCCAAGGAGAAACTTCATGAGGTTGTACAACAATACGAGCCATAAACTCGGCAAGGCCTTGATAATCGCTTGAAAGCAGCTTCGCCGCGGCAAAGCGGGAAGCAAACGTTTTAATATATTCGGGTTTGTTATCTTCGAGTACCCGTTCAAGCCGTCTTAATATTTCAAAATCTCCCAGTAAAATACTGATTTCACACAACAGCCGTACTTTTTTAGCGGTAAGATGATGTTTTTCAAAAATTTCCGTTTCCAAATAGAGAGACAGCGCAGGCCAATCTTCGGATTCAAGGATGGTTATCAGCTTCCAGTTGGTTATAAAAAAAATATTCATTCCCACAAAGAGAATCAGAAAAAAAAGTATGAATATCCAGTAGTTTTTAAAAAAATTGCCGATAAATTCAGTACCGGCGGTAAAGAATGAAAAAGAAAGCACTGTAAAGAAGATGGTTAACAGAACAGCATTGAATATAATAATAAGCACTTTTAATTTCATTCAAAATCTCCTATAATCTATAAATCTATATCAATGGTGCGAAAATTTTTGATCACATATTCAGTGTACTACAGGAGCGTATTTAAGTGAATACATTGAAACTTTTAGAGTTAGCCCCTCCCGTATATTTTACGGAGGATGTGTACATTGATAAAAAGTTTTTGTTGTTTACTCAGGGAAGCTGTTTTACGGATGAATTGAAAAGACTCCTCTCTGAATGGCAATTTACGCTTCTTTATACGAAAGGGAGCGTTACCGAAGAATCTCCGCAAAAAGAGGATAAAGGCGCCGGCAAGACCGATGCGGACGGTAAAATGCAAGACCTTGCCGAACAGAAACTTTCGGGAGAGTTGGTAGAAAAGACCTATAAAAGATTTTATGATTTTACGGACGAAGTATATAGCACATACCGCAACAAACAGTCGCTCAATACCGAAAAAATAATTGCGAAAATGAAGGAGCTGTGTGCCTTTGTACAGGAAAACCGGCAGGCGGTACTTATTCTGCAATCCATTATGCCTTATAACGTGGATAATTTTCTTGTTACCCATTCGCTGCGTTCGGCGGTTTTCGCCATCGTAGTCGGTATGGAACTTAAAATGCAGAATCATCAGCTGGTGGAGTTGGCGACCGCCGCCTTGATGCACGAAATAGGCCTTATCCATATTGCAGAAGACATTTATTCCAGAGCGGGAGAACTGTCGGACGAAGAAAAAAAATATCTCCATGTTCATCCGGTGCTCTCGTGTAAAATATTAAAGAAAGCGAAATTCCCGCTGCCGGTTTGTCTCGGTACGCTCGATCACCATGAGCGGGAAAACGGTACGGGCTATCCTCAACGGCTAACCGGTGAAAAAATTTCTCTTTACGGAAAGATTATTGCGGTTGCCTGTTCTTATGAGGCGATGACCGGCGAACGTAAGTATAAAAAAGCGGAAGACCCCGCAACGGGATTACTGAACGTTTTAAGGCGGGAGCCTTCGCAATATGATGAAGAGGTCTTGAAAGCGCTTTTGAATGCTTTGTCGTTTTTCCCGATCGGCAGCTTTGTGTATCTTTCAAACAATGCCGTTGCACAGGTAATCGACAACAATTCGGAAGATCCCCGCTTCCCTATCGTACGCGTTATCGACCGGTCTGCAAAAGGAGCTTTTTCGGAAGCAATCCGTACCGCTATGGACGGCATTAGAATTATGCGACCCGCACGTAAAGAAGAATGGATTGCCGCCCTTAGTAAGGGTAAAAAGGAAGCGTAATTTTCCCCGCGCTGCGTACTAGCGTAAGCGCACAATAGTTTTACCGGTGCCGCCGTGTTCGGGGCGGGCGAAAAAGAATTCCGCGACATACGGAGCTGCGGCAAGTTTTTCCTGTACCATTGTTTGCAGCACCCCGTTTCCTTTTCCGTGTACAATCGAAAATTCCTGCATATTGTGCATCAAGGCAAGATCGAGCTGATTTTGCAAGTGCTTTTCCGCTTCGTCAAGCCGCATACCTAATAGGCGCAGCTCAAGTTCGGGGCGGCTTTCCTTATGCAGCTCCGCCTCTACCACAACCTGCGGTGTACGCAGCGGTGCGGCGGCCGGGCTTAGCGGTTCAAGTTTATCGGCAGGAAAGGTCATCTTAACGGTATCGACCGCCACCAGCCAGTTCTTTTTTTCTTTCCGGATAATAACGCCGCGCCGGTGCAGGTGGGGGATAAGCACTTCCATACCTTCTGTAAGCGCTTCGTTTGTTGAGGCGCTTGCAGGAACACCGGTCGCAGACATACCGTTTGCGGGTT from the Treponema vincentii F0403 genome contains:
- a CDS encoding HD-GYP domain-containing protein; the protein is MNTLKLLELAPPVYFTEDVYIDKKFLLFTQGSCFTDELKRLLSEWQFTLLYTKGSVTEESPQKEDKGAGKTDADGKMQDLAEQKLSGELVEKTYKRFYDFTDEVYSTYRNKQSLNTEKIIAKMKELCAFVQENRQAVLILQSIMPYNVDNFLVTHSLRSAVFAIVVGMELKMQNHQLVELATAALMHEIGLIHIAEDIYSRAGELSDEEKKYLHVHPVLSCKILKKAKFPLPVCLGTLDHHERENGTGYPQRLTGEKISLYGKIIAVACSYEAMTGERKYKKAEDPATGLLNVLRREPSQYDEEVLKALLNALSFFPIGSFVYLSNNAVAQVIDNNSEDPRFPIVRVIDRSAKGAFSEAIRTAMDGIRIMRPARKEEWIAALSKGKKEA